Proteins encoded by one window of Crassostrea angulata isolate pt1a10 chromosome 9, ASM2561291v2, whole genome shotgun sequence:
- the LOC128163985 gene encoding location of vulva defective 1-like, giving the protein MKMSCISNIICSVLAFCVSQIAMLPISKLCYLTDITTGPSRVITSGECGTKCGTKAGCLTFITCDLAYSKTCTIYKISSKETCGQEGVLCSYFVQKTVPSDSDEILQSVQSESLIASPITKTTTTILKTITTTSITTYPVTSSRTDERTETTSQEPTTDASENITTATSELPLEKTTGATILAQTLGLSSPSSLQNDFTTSDVSNTTPIAHSSTNVESTTAEKSSTTNGCPGHIPDELCQRT; this is encoded by the exons ATGAAGATGTCTTGTATATCAAACATCATTTGCAGCGTACTTGCATTCTGTGTAAGCCAAATCGCCATGTTGCCAATCTCTAAGTTGTGTTATCTCACAGACATAACCACTGGACCTTCTCGGGTCATCACTTCTGGTGAGTGTGGAACTAAATGTGGAACCAAGGCTGGGTGCTTAACATTCATTACCTGTGACCTAGCTTACTCCAAAACCTGCACCATCTACAAGATTTCTTCCAAAGAAACGTGTGGCCAGGAAGGAGTCCTCTGCTCATATTTTGTACAG AAAACAGTTCCTTCAGATTCCGACGAAATCTTGCAATCAGTTCAGTCTGAAAGTTTGATTGCATCACCGATAACCAAGACGACGACCACAATCCTTAAAACAATCACAACAACGTCCATAACGACATATCCGGTAACGTCATCAAGAACAGACGAACGGACGGAAACAACCTCTCAAGAACCAACAACAGATGCTAGCGAAAACATTACCACTGCTACTTCTGAATTACCTTTAGAGAAAACCACAGGTGCTACCATCTTAGCCCAAACGTTAGGCCTCAGTTCCCCATCTTCCTTGCAAAATGATTTCACCACGTCTGACGTTTCAAACACGACACCAATTGCTCACTCATCAACTAATGTAGAATCAACGACCGCAGAAAAGTCTTCCACAACAAATGGTTGCCCGGGACATATACCGGACGAATTATGCCAACGTACGTGA